A section of the Oryza sativa Japonica Group chromosome 1, ASM3414082v1 genome encodes:
- the LOC4327438 gene encoding calcium-dependent protein kinase 3 — protein MGNCCRSPAAAAREDVKSSHFPASAGKKKPHQARNGGVGGGGGGGGGGGGGGGAGQKRLPVLGEEGCELIGGIDDKYALDRELGRGEFGVTYLCMDRDTKELLACKSISKRKLRTAVDVEDVRREVAIMRHLPKSASIVSLREACEDEGAVHLVMELCEGGELFDRIVARGHYTERAAANVTRTIVEVVQLCHRHGVIHRDLKPENFLFANKKENSPLKAIDFGLSIFFKPGEKFSEIVGSPYYMAPEVLKRNYGPEIDIWSAGVILYILLCGVPPFWAETEQGVAQAILRGNIDFKREPWPNVSENAKDLVRRMLEPDPKLRLTAKQVLEHPWLQNAKKAPNVPLGDIVKSRLKQFSRMNRFKRRALRVIADHLSAEEVEDIKEMFKAMDTDNDGIVSYEELKSGIAKFGSHLAESEVQMLIEAVDTNGKDALDYGEFLAVSLHLQRMANDEHLRRAFLFFDKDGNGYIEPEELREALVDDGAGDSMEVVNDILQEVDTDKDGKISYDEFVAMMKTGTDWRKASRHYSRGRFNSLSMKLIKDGSVKLVNE, from the exons ATGGGGAACTGCTgccgctcgccggccgccgcggcgcgggagGACGTCAAGTCGTCTCACTTCCCCGCATCGGCCGGGAAGAAGAAGCCCCACCAGGCGCGGAACGGCGGCgtggggggaggcggcggcgggggcggcggcggcggaggaggaggaggagcggggcaGAAGCGGCTCCCCGTGCTCGGGGAGGAAGGGTGCGAGCTGATCGGAGGGATCGACGACAAGTACGCGCTGGACCGGGAGCTCGGGCGGGGGGAGTTCGGGGTGACGTACCTGTGCATGGATCGGGACACCAAGGAGCTGCTCGCCTGCAAGTCCATCTCCAAGCGGAAGCTGAGGACGGCGGTCGACGTGGAGGACGTGCGCCGGGAGGTCGCCATCATGCGCCACCTCCCCAAGAGCGCCAGCATCGTGTCGCTGCGGGAGGCGTGCGAGGACGAGGGCGCCGTGCACCTCGTCATGGAGCTCTGCGAAGGCGGGGAGCTCTTCGACCGCATCGTCGCGCGGGGCCACTACacggagcgcgccgccgccaatgTCACCCGCACCATCGTGGAGGTCGTCCAGCTCTGCCACCGCCACGGCGTTATCCACCGGGACCTCAAGCCCGAGAACTTCCTCTTCGCCAACAAGAAGGAGAACTCGCCGCTCAAGGCCATCGATTTCGgcctctccatcttcttcaAGCCCG GTGAGAAGTTTTCTGAAATTGTGGGAAGCCCATATTACATGGCTCCAGAGGTATTGAAGAGAAACTATGGTCCGGAAATAGATATTTGGAGTGCAGGAGTTATCTTGTATATTTTGTTATGTGGAGTTCCTCCATTTTGGGCTG AGACTGAGCAAGGGGTGGCACAAGCCATTCTTCGTGGAAATATCGATTTCAAACGCGAACCCTGGCCAAATGTTTCAGAAAATGCTAAAGATTTGGTTCGACGCATGTTGGAGCCTGATCCAAAACTCAGGTTAACTGCAAAGCAAGTTCTTG AACATCCATGGCTTCAAAATGCTAAGAAAGCTCCAAATGTTCCTCTTGGAGATATTGTGAAGTCAAGGCTCAAACAATTTTCTAGAATGAATAGATTCAAAAGAAGAGCACTAAGG GTCATTGCCGATCATTTATCTGCTGAGGAAGTTGAGGACATAAAGGAGATGTTCAAGGCTATGGACACTGATAACGATGGCATTGTATCTTATGAAGAATTAAAGAGCGGGATAGCAAAATTTGGTTCTCATCTGGCAGAATCGGAAGTGCAGATGCTTATCGAAGCT GTGGATACAAATGGTAAGGATGCTCTAGATTATGGTGAATTTTTGGCTGTCTCTCTTCATTTGCAAAGGATGGCAAATGATGAGCACCTCCGGCGAGCCTTCCTATTTTTTGACAAGGATGGCAATGGCTACATAGAGCCTGAAGAGCTTCGAGAGGCTCTAGTGGACGATGGAGCAGGTGACAGCATGGAAGTGGTGAACGACATATTGCAAGAAGTTGACACTGATAAG GATGGCAAGATTAGCTATGACGAATTTGTAGCAATGATGAAGACGGGCACAGATTGGAGAAAGGCGTCCCGGCATTACTCTAGAGGAAGATTCAACAGCCTTAGCATGAAGCTTATAAAGGATGGGTCCGTAAAACTGGTCAATGAGTGA